In Papaver somniferum cultivar HN1 chromosome 9, ASM357369v1, whole genome shotgun sequence, the genomic stretch tatcacgatgatttttacttgctcctaacatagtggttaatttgcttgaactagtattgaactttttcaagtcatcttccaacatcttgattttatcaagagcagcagctaaatcagcctcaaggcgtttttctcgagcgagacaagcactttctctgtcatcaaaactaatttgttgagagttaaaccttgcttcagattttgcaagtttctcttccaacaaaaagtacttttgataaagattgtcacattcaagtgacttcatacgtaggttttccttagaatccttgaggatcgattcgcaagaatgattcgaaaaataaacacctgcgtaacatcttctcaatttcttgttttctcgacagagaggaatcagaagaggtgagacatgagaagttgtaatcttcttcattttccatgaatccaaaaacttaacatattctgagacttcctcatcaacatctctatcaatatctgaatcaccttcatcagaaagttcatccaactgttattctaggagagtttcccaatcaacagtttttacatcaagagaatgtttagatattgacttagatgtgacagttctctcagttgaatccaagcttttaaaataatctggtaatttctgaactggtacgttattagagatagactcgtccataatcagatcgctacaaacacatacttatgaggtctttaacgtgttttcctggtctgataccaattgaaaagcgggggtctaacaacaccacccaatatttcgcttagcaatttgtatggactaactccgaaatactttgatagagaatcaactagacagtcagacttaatctagataaaagtatatcaatgagttaatatctctctcttgatttgatttttactcaagctaaaaacaataacgagtctttacaaatacaaggaataacgtggatggtaacaaagaccaatgtccaagtgttaatcaatgaaatcgacaaccacaaggtcggatatcCAAtcaattaacctttaacgcacaacctgtattatttcaattataaagataaacaatataatgtggaaaatgaaataacacagacaccagaaattttgttaacgaggaaaccgcaaatgcagaaaaaccctgggagctagtccagattgaatacacactgtattaagcctctacagacactagcctactccaagctaacttcgtactagactatatttgaaccccaatcagtctcccactaattcaaggtacagttgtactacgcctctgatcccaacaggatactgcgcacttgattcccttagctgatctcacccacaaccaagagttgctgcaacccaaaatcgcagacttgataataaacaaatctgtctcacacagaaaagtctatcaaaggataaatctgtctcccacagaaaaaccctaggttttgttccgtcttaagatataaaataaaggtgaacaggaacctattgataatccggtcttatattcccgaagaacatcctatattaatcaatcacctctcaacaatccttcttgactatagaagcggtttgtcgaggaatcacaaacagtgagacgaagatgtttctgacttctttatcttgcctatcggagaactctcacgatctcaagccaatcaaagattgtactcgtacgatagaagatgcaagatcagatcacataactacgataaaagtagtatcggtctagcttcacaatcccaatgaagtcttgaagtcgttaacctagttttatagaagaaaatcaaaggttaaaggagaatcgactctagcgagcgcactagtatcacacacacgtgtggggattagttttgcacaatgctagatgtctcctttatatatccttcaaatcagggttttgccttagttacaaagcaatccatattcactgttagatgaaaacctgatttagattcaagttaatatttctcaaccgttagatcgaaaacttaacttgtcacacacacttgggtaaacgtttaccgggtttgtgaaaaccatgcccaaacgtgtacgtgtatgttggttcaacatagtagcccaaaaggttaaccatatgagcatttcatattaacctagttcttcttcaccataactagttcaattgctatgagatcttatgtaactacacaagacataattgaaacaaagatgattcgattcgatgaatcggctcatgaaatttatagccacgatttgcataaagcattccttagtaatttaagtttcatgttcagagcacatctttagatcataaccacttaagctcacaaacaagttcgcggacttaaggcaaccggcagagttttccaaactcagcagaaaatctcggcaaaaatacttccgacagttcgcggactgagttcgcagactaaacacgcaaacgagtttttgaaaaatcccagcagaaattctcggtaagagaacttccgtcagttcgcggactgggttcgcgggcttggcaaagacaattcctccggtttctctcaatcaacaaagttcgaaaacttcgtattaaggaatacatggttatgtaatctaaactctcatttcaatcattgagaaattctcagaggacgttatatagccgttattcacaggccgtttcacgtcaaagcaattctcaaagtaattgaaacttttcatgacttttgtcactaggtgaagataaacttgatcaaagcgaaacgcttcaccaacacacgatttcgagaaaaagataagtagtgaatactcagctcgaaatgtcaaatgtgtatgatccattctatatagcatgcgactttttgtctcataagaagtaggagataaaatagatatacttttgagtgatatataagttcaagtctccacatacctttttgttgatgaagttccacggttccttgagtagatcttcgtcgttgtatgatgaatcgccatgaagtccttgagctcaactacacttttctatcttactccgagacttagctataatagactagaaatcaagactcatagttttgatcactaacattgacaaacatgcttgatatagcaacgcatgcgaggtcgaccgatctctgctctaacaaaaagtaaatgacacaacaagattttataacgaggaaatcgcaaatgcagaaaaaccccgggaccttgtccagaattgaatactctcaggattaagccgctacacaaaattaaaccaacttcgtatagttgataccaagcaactatacctatagttcacctagttccgtctgtattcccacgcctctaacttatgaataagtcacgtacttggaacaattcctttggttcgtattctaaactgtaaagtaacaacaaatatgtttggtagcaactctcttcaaccaagtgatgtgagttcgataaaggctcttctgtttatctcaataaactccttcgtcaggttcttagatctatcttattctcaactacccaaggtaattgttaagattttgcaatcaatacttttaatcacaaagaattgtattgaagctgatctacacaactaatcaatccaatctaggacaaggataaaccgattatagttggatcctctataccgaaacaagtattgtgtacaccaaagattatgaaccccaaatcagaaattttcaatatcttttttgtcttcaaatcttcttagatcttcaataaacgcctgcacacaacaacttgaatctcttgtgatcaatcacgcacagaatgaagtctgttaacaatggattatcacaagacgtctttagatctacaaacagtctaaagatccttgtcgatacttcgatatagtttgagtgaatattatatcagaagagaagattctcaagcataaacaaactaggtgcaatcaaagttcaaccagtgttagtcaatcaaatcaatcgaaaacacaagataaacctcaattatctagtttcccaccatcggtactaatagagcttctcaatcccaaagaagactttaaactgagcggccgtaagagatttttcccaattaggttactctcctcctctacgaataggcggcttcactagtaacaacacaacccagGAAGTTTGATGTCACGGAAgattggtttgctagaaatgcaaagttcaagtatttatagacaaggaagtttggacaccaaggaatttccaaaaccgaaaatattctcaagatatgcaatatattccaaattcggtttccataatttctggaaatgctctgtccaaaataatgaccgaaaatctctttggaaaatcacaactagtaaatgcacattactaattctcattttcctaaaataaaattaaaaacttaaataaaagattcttaacttattatgtttcgatcctgggattttcttcctttagctattaaggaataactttgaacaattaaagataagcgttactgcacatgttcaaagtatgtcgacatccttactctgtaagtcctctttcatacttacaatcttgaaaccgattttccacacttccaaacaagtttagaattggttcatatgactttcaagaactatgtgattgataaagaacactcaatcaccaatcatgggtttaacggttctaccaaaacaagtttcggttctacctccatgtgagcactgtgcatagttacactagccttccaaaactcggttgactaggtactaggatcgtttccccacatatatatggtatctaacttgaatgtgttgcacatgtccataggatcagttccccttttcctaaaaacgtgttgcagatgtccataggatcggttcccctttatgctaaaacatgttgcacctcatacaaggatcgattcccctttgtgatgtgttgcacctcttactaggatcggttcccctttacccagagtcggtcttacacaaatcacaaactcgatcataccatctcaggtaattacttaagatcggtttcactaataaaagtcataccaatacttaagtcaggcctttgtgaatagttttaccaagaacacaaacaaatcatgagcggttatactaatcacacatattggttgttcacaagatatgcaatgaataaaaataccaataacgcctggcgatttcctttagattaacaaaacaagtttgtgaatttacttccttataacatatgtaaaacattgtttcctatgatgaaatcctcacctcatacccatacataatcacaatagaatttaaacgattatgtcgatgtcttatctacaaagtttaatggttaagcaataaacctcgtattgtattccttaatactatgtctatctagaggtGTTCGTGCtttacagttttgttttcaatatgcacgacttgaaagatacgttggggaatgaaacaattcaattcaaatatcactaacctcaagtggaaggatgatgttgtcgttgtagcttcttacttcttcacttcttcaagtcttcgcaatacttgtaatgtctcatatcctaatactttcaagctaacctatacgaagttgactctagtacataatcaagcgacgtctttaaatgagttttgattcactaaaatatgacaaccaaacttgacacaccaacgcttggtgggttcaatcgagctatgctctaacaatctccccctttgtcaattttagtgccaaaactcttacatcatatggataaacaaattacaagaattcattacacatacagttgattcccgaattcaacaacacaataacctgtatacattcaatccttaaatggcattgttgacattatgataacaaaaaatattactccccctaaaggtaagataggtaaattttatcaatccgcacgtctttgttattcctttgtaatgatatgttactctcccttagtctatgctttcactctttcgttagataaacgtttaagcacaattgttcttttcttttagtgataccaatcaatataaaatcaatgccaatatcacttgtttactccatatatttctccccctttttgtcacaaaatgacaaagaaacgaaaaataaaggacaaaccgaaaagaatcttataaatctcaaatagacttgcaaactatagagttaagcacgagggttccacacacaatatctgataaccaatatcaaaatcgaaactacaaagtaatttattttgatatgttatcaaggaaacaattgaccgaagcaattttccctaatagtttagcaaaccaaaaatcaactaagcactttagttcctttgctaagtcgattgtacaaatacaatcgcttgttcaataagaccaaaataaagataactctatttttctcatcaggctctaattatccatataacttagacctttaacttttaaacaagacaagtactaggttagttaactagtattttcTTATTAAGGCATTCGATATGACTTGAATAGCCGAAACCTccattttgataagtctaactaagatcagaattaacttagtttctcttatccggaatcgaattggactaaacaattcatctcgtaaaccttttctttcgttaaaccataaacaattcatacaaaccaaaataaatcaacttgcataattattcacctcaaccggaagcaattgaaacaacatagacattgtagcaccgcaattgcaccgaaattttgtaagcctaagcaattgataccacacaataaagcaagataacaatagtttttcttaaccggaaacaattaaatcacacacacatccatacacacatcatggaataaaacatcaattgtaccgaaattttgttaagcaaaagcaataagtatacgaaataaaatcaggcttttcttaaacaggaaaacaattaactaacaagattgttacctcaaatttcgcatcctcttctccaatatgtttgcatcttcttccagggagaattgatatcgaaatatcattatgttttcatccttatgaaaaacaaaagaataacaacaaccaacctttaccagagaaaggttgaaaaccggtttttaactattgcaagcaaaatttgaaaaccctcgaaacacatatgcttttatgctaaaccaaaaccgattcaacatattgtgactttttcacatattgtttctatcagaacccctcatgatcaaGTCTAAGTCATCTCAGATTGAAATATAATCGGGTTGAGTCACGCTCTGCGAATCGGGCGATTAACTCAGGcgaattttttcaatattctctctTCGTTTTTCGAGTTCAGATCCATTAATTTCAGGTGTTTTTCACGTTTTATTCTACATGATTGGTGGTAAATTTCATTCACGTTATTATCCGGAACaggttttttgttttaattaGAATCTTTCAAGCCTATGAATTCTGGATCGAAGAAGAGTAACAATAACTTTAGTTTCTTTTCTACTGAACAAAGTGGTAAAAGATTTGAGAGTGAGAAGCCTTATGTGGTTCCTTCATTATACATCCCAGACGAGGAAATCGATGAAAGTCTTAATGAATGAAGGTTCAGTCTAATTGGCAGACTGGATTTTGTATAGATGAAATTTGCCGTTGCAGAAGATGCTTTGAGAAAACAATGGAAAATATCAGGTAACTATCAATTAATCCCTCTTTGTAAAGGTTTTTTCATCATTAAGCTAGATAATGAATTAGACATGAAGTATATTTGGAATGGATTTCGGAAGGTGGATTCTCAAATTCTAAAATTGAGATTATGGGAAACCAAAGAAAAAATCCTTATGTCATTAGGTGATGCCATTGGAAGAGATATTAAAGTGGATGAAACAAGTCTAAAGAAGGAGGTAGGTTATTATGCTAGTGTTTTAGTGGAAGTGGACTTAGCAAATACGATACCTTACCATGTTGAAGTTAAATCTAAATATGGTGTTTTTGAACAGGAGGTACAAATTCCTAAATTACCAAGTTTTTGCAACCATTATAAAGTGGTAGGACATTTGGTATCTGAATGTAGAGTGCTGATGAATCAGTACAAAACCCATTAGAGGGGGAGATTCCtaaagtggtaccaaagaagattTGGAAGCTTAAAGAGAAGAATCAACAGCAACCAGATGGTTTTGATATTTGTTATACTCCTAAAACAAAGAAGTCTAAGGATGTTGAGAATGAAGATTTTTGCGAAGATGAAGTAATTACTGCTATTTTGCCTCCCTTTGAGAAGGTAATTGAGAGGACTATTGAGTCTGTAAGTAAAAGTTCAGGTAAATTTCATGTGCTACAAGAATTAGTGTCTGAAGAGCCATCTCCTATAAGTGTGAAGAAATTACTGGAAGTTGCATCTTGTAGTTCTTCTGTTATTAATGCTGTTACTATTGAGAATGATAAAGTGCAGGGAGTTCAAGAAGTTGTGAAGAAAGTTATTAAACCCAAGAATATCATCTTAATTACTACAAGAAAACAAAATGCTACTAATttagtgaaagaaaaaaaaaagggtgaGAAGCCATGCTGCTTCTCAGTCTCACACTTCTAAATGAAGATAATATTTTTGAATTTCAGAGGCTTAAGGAGACCTAAAGCCAAAGACAAATTAAGAAGTTTAGTGAAGAATTTTAGTCCTACTTTAGTTTGGGTGGTGGAACCAAAAACAAAATGGAATTCCAAAGATTGCAAAAGTTTGAAGCTGGCTGGTATGAATCACAAGATAATTCACAAATCAGTAAATGGGGGAAAAGAAAATATTTGATTGTTCTGGAATGCTTCAATCACAACTCCAACAATTATATCCATTACAAAACAAGTAATTACTGTAAATGTGGGGGGTGTCCTTGTTTCTGGAGTACATGCTGCTTCTTTGACAGTGGATAGAAGAGAATTATATACTGAATTGGAATTAGTTAACAATATGGATTTACCATGGATGCTAATTGGTGATTTTAATACAATTTTAAGTGCAGATGATAAGATGGGTGGTAGGGCTCCCCTGAGGGTTGCAATGCAAGATTTTCATGAAGCCATGAATGCATGCAGTTTAATACAAGCATCTAGTTCAGGTCTGCAATATACTTGGTGTAACAATAAAGCAAGTGGTAAAAGAATTGTTTGTACCTTGGATAAGGCTTTTTACAATTTAAAGTGGATTGAAAAGTACCCAGATTGGAGTTATAAAGTGGGAGTGAGAAGTGTATCTGATCATAGTCCTTTATTGGGCTCTTTTTTAATGGTTTCTAAGCCAAACAATGTGCCACTTAGGGTTTTAAAAGTTTGTCTTGAACATGAAGATTTCAAGAGAGTAATACAGGAAGTGTGGAATTAGGAGATGAGTGGTAatcctatttttgtttttatgcAAAGAATgaagaaactgaaactgaaaattaaggTGTGGAATTGGAGTGTATTTGGGGATGTTAGAGTTAAATTAGCTGAAGTAGAAAGAGGGTTTTTAAATGCTACTCTGGTATCAGAAAAAGACCCAAGTATTATTAACTTGTTGAATAATCTGGTCATGGCTAGAGGAAGACAAGAGATTCTGACATAACAACATCAATCTATACTTCAGCAAAAGTCAAGAGAGCATTGGATAAAGGAAGGAGCAGCAAATACCAGGTTTTTTCATACTTCTATTAAGACTAGACATACTGCAAATGCTATAACAAAGCTTGAAGATGAGTCTGGGGTTATTATAACTGATCAGTATATGGTTGCATCCACTTTGGAGAATTATTTTAAGGACAAATTTAAATTTAAAGAGGTTAATTTTATTGATGGTGTTTTTGATGCAATTCCTAAAGTAGTGTCTTCAGAAGACAACAAGATGTTAGAGAATATCCTTTCAGCACAAGAGATTAAAGAGGCGGTTTTTTCAATGAATGCAGATAGTGCTCCTAGTCCAGATGGATTTTCAGGTTTTTTCTACAGATATGCTTGGGAGGTTATAGGGGAAGGAGTAATAAATGCTATCAGATATTGCTGGAAAAGAGATTTCATACCAAGAGGACTGAATTCTAACTTCTTATTTCTACTTCCAAAAGTTAAGGGTGCTAGAAGACCAAATCAATTCAGACCAATAGGCCTTAGTAACTTCAGTTTCaaaattttcacaaaaattaTGACTAATAGGATGTATGGATTGATGGGGAAGGTTATATCAGAGCAACAAGGTGCCTTTCTAAAAGGCAGGTGCATACAAGAGCAGATAGTCTTGGCATATGAGATGATAAATAAGATTGATACTAAGAGGAGAGGGGGGAATGTAGGGATAAAACTGGATATCACCCAAGCTTATGATTCCCTGAGTTAGGAATTTTTATTTGAAGTCATGAGAAGATTTGTTTTTCACAGAATTGTGTAAAGTGGTTGCATCAGTTGTTTATCTCAGCAAGAATATCAGTGTTGATCAATGATGGAACTGTGGTTTTTTTTTTAGGTGAGTAGAGGATTGAGGCAAGGTGATCCACTGTCACCAATCTTTTTTGTCATAGCTGAAGATGCACTGAGTAGGAGCTTGAGTAAAATGGTAGAGGAAAATAAAATAATGCTAATGGTAAACATCAGAGGAGTGCACCCAACCCATATCTTATTTGCTGATGATGTCTTTTTGTTCTTTAATGGTCATAAAAGAAATATTCAAAAGGTGATGAAATTGTTACAAGATTATCAGTCATCCTCAGATCAAGTAATAAACCAAATGAAGAGTAAACTGTTTGTGGGTGGTGTTAGTGAAGCAAGGAAACAACAAATTACTGTTGAATGTCAGATAAATCTTTTTCAGttcccagataaatatttgggagtAATCTTACATCATGGAAGATTGAAAACAAGCACTGTTTTGGGGGTGGCGGAAATGCTACAGGGTAGGCTTGCAAGATGGATTGGTAAAATGTTGTCTTTCAAAGATAGAATTACATTAATCAAATCTATATTGAGTAGCATTCCAATCTACAATATGTCAATATATAAGTGGCATGTAAGTGTGGTGAAGATTTGTGAAAGATTGATAAGGAACTTCTTATGGACTGGATACCCATATGATAGAAAATGTGTAACTCTTAAGTGGGATGATACTTGTGCACCACTGGAGGAGGGGGGACTTGGTATAAGAAGGCTGAAAGTGATCAATAAATCATTGTTGATGAAAATGGTGTGGAAAATTCATACTTCTGATGCAGAATGGGCCAGGTTTATGAGGGAAAAATTTTGCACTGTAAATGGAGAATGGATTTCAGGGTATAAGAAGTCATCAATATGGAATGGTTTAAAATGGGTTATTGATGAAGTAAGACAAAATACAAGATGGATCACATGCAATGATGACCAAATCTCAGTATGGAGGGATGCTTGGATCAAAGAAAAACCTCTTGTGGAACTTTACCCAAATGATGAATATATTATGCAAAATGCTAGTATGAAGGTGGTTGACCTAATTGTAGATGGTGAATGGCTAGTTCCTCAAAGAATGCTCTATTATTTTCAGGTAAATGAACTCCCCATTATTTCAAGGCAAGAAGATAAAAGAATTTGGTTTGGCACTATGTCTGGTGAGTTTACTATATCATCAGCAGTGGAATTGATAAGATTGCATTACAATAAGGTTGACTGGGCTAAGAATGTATGGAATTCAGTTTTACATCCTATAATTACTAGTAATGTGTGGAAGCTGGTAAGGGATATATGTGCAACTGATGAGAAAATGCAAGGTAAGGGGTTCAGTCTTGCTTCAAAATGTTACATGTGTGGGAATAATTCTGATaaccttgaacacatattatGGTATTGCAATTTTAGCCAGTTAATCTGGAAATGGCTTGGAGGGATATTTCTTTTTTTCAACCCTAAGTCTTATGAAGATGTGATCTGTTTTTCTAAACATAAAAGTGGAGCTGTAAAAGAGTTATGGATCCCGGTAGCTTCAATAACAATGATGGAACTATGGTTCCTTAGGAACAGGATATGCTTTGATGATGAAAAACTGGATgtgaacaagttcaaaagaagaataaattttttttttactcggtcaataaaatagaataaaaaaagcGAAAATGTACAAGGATCAGGCTAATTTAGTGCTAAGCCAAAAGGCCGCAcactaaaaaacctaaaaacgatagtaaacctctccaggccattcaaaagagtgaataaaacctggcctaccctcgtaaaactcataatgttcctcggccaacaaacaagcttgtttggccgAGACATCCGCTGAAAAGTTAGCCTCTATGTAGCTATGAATATAGCTAATATTGTTATAAAAAATCTTCGCTATTCTCCACCTCTGCATTAGCTGCCATGGCAAGTCGCCTTTTTGAAGAGCATATAaacaactcatcgaatcagatctgacacataggttcttcacattccatctttgagcaacgACAGCACCATAGATtaccgcacaaacttcagcatagaagttagTCTTCCAGCCCAGGCCAACGCACAGAACACCCAAGACTACCGAGCTAGAATCACGGAAGACAACACCAGAACCAGCCTGCCCCGGATTACCAagagatgcaccatcacaacagatcataatctcaccaggatttggtggactccaagtaacttcaactgggtcagagtgatcgcaagatctatgcgtcattctaaagaaattaacaatacgcaaatcatccaaagtattaTGCATATGGCCCTTCAGTCTAATAgaattatcacgaattacctgatgaactctTCCTTTAAACTCCAGCCAACGAATCTGCTTGTTCTCAAAATAAGC encodes the following:
- the LOC113311932 gene encoding uncharacterized protein LOC113311932, which encodes MKYIWNGFRKVDSQILKLRLWETKEKILMSLGDAIGRDIKVDETSLKKEVGYYASVLVEVDLANTIPYHVEVKSKYGVFEQESADESVQNPLEGEIPKVVPKKIWKLKEKNQQQPDGFDICYTPKTKKSKDVENEDFCEDEVITAILPPFEKVIERTIESVSKSSGKFHVLQELVSEEPSPISVKKLLEVASCSSSVINAVTIENDKVQGVQEVVKKVIKPKNIILITTRKQNATNLVKEKKKVDRRELYTELELVNNMDLPWMLIGDFNTILSADDKMGGRAPLRVAMQDFHEAMNACSLIQASSSGLQYTWCNNKASGKRIVCTLDKAFYNLKWIEKYPDWSYKVGVRSVSDHSPLLGSFLMVSKPNNVPLRVLKKLKLKIKVWNWSVFGDVRVKLAEVERGFLNATLQKSREHWIKEGAANTRFFHTSIKTRHTANAITKLEDESGVIITDQYMVASTLENYFKDKFKFKEVNFIDGVFDAIPKVVSSEDNKMLENILSAQEIKEAVFSMNADSAPSPDGFSGFFYRYAWEVIGEGVINAIRYCWKRDFIPRGLNSNFLFLLPKVKGARRPNQFRPIGLSNFSFKIFTKIMTNRMYGLMGKVISEQQGAFLKGRCIQEQIVLAYEMINKIDTKRRGGNVSRGLRQGDPLSPIFFVIAEDALSRSLSKMVEENKIMLMVNIRGVHPTHILFADDVFLFFNGHKRNIQKVMKLLQDYQSSSDQVINQMKSKLFVGGVSEARKQQITVECQINLFQFPDKYLGVILHHGRLKTSTVLGVAEMLQGRLARWIGKMLSFKDRITLIKSILSSIPIYNMSIYKWHVSVVKICERLIRNFLWTGYPYDRKCVTLKWDDTCAPLEEGGLGIRRLKVINKSLLMKMVWKIHTSDAEWARFMREKFCTVNGEWISGYKKSSIWNGLKWVIDEVRQNTRWITCNDDQISVWRDAWIKEKPLVELYPNDEYIMQNASMKVVDLIVDGEWLVPQRMLYYFQVNELPIISRQEDKRIWFGTMSGEFTISSAVELIRLHYNKVDWAKNVWNSVLHPIITSNVWKLVRDICATDEKMQAS